From Penaeus monodon isolate SGIC_2016 chromosome 6, NSTDA_Pmon_1, whole genome shotgun sequence, the proteins below share one genomic window:
- the LOC119573772 gene encoding oleosin-B6-like, with product MKFALLLSFAAALAVVAALPAAGTAPDASPADAASSSAPAAASAPAAAPAAAPAASAASAAPAAGAAASVAAPAPAAAAAAPAPGSLAVAPPTLPPAVAHIVKKYQAAAAALKPPVPATV from the exons ATGAAATTCGCTCTGCTACTGAGTTTCGCTGCGGCGTTGGCGGTCGTCGCCGCCCTTCCTGCCGCAGGGACAGCGCCCGACGCCTCACCTGCAG ACGCAGCTTCTAGCTCTGCACCCGCAGCTGCCTCCGCCCCTGCAGCTGCACCTGCAGCTGCGCCTGCTGCTTCGGCAGCTTCAGCTGCACCGGCGGCTGGTGCAGCTGCAAGTGTTGCTGCTCCCGCCCCAGCTGCAGCCGCGGCTGCTCCCGCTCCTGGTTCCCTGGCGGTTGCTCCTCCCA CCTTACCCCCGGCGGTGGCCCATATCGTCAAGAAGTACCAGGCCGCGGCGGCTGCCCTCAAGCCCCCTGTGCCGGCGACCGTGTGA